The proteins below come from a single Malus domestica chromosome 03, GDT2T_hap1 genomic window:
- the LOC103423434 gene encoding double-stranded RNA-binding protein 2-like, whose translation MYKNQLQELAQRSCFNLPSYTCIREGPDHAPRFKANVNFNGEIFESPHHCTTLRQAEHSAAEVALNYLSNRGPSHSLAARILDETGVYKNLLQEIAQRVGAPLPQYKTFRSGLGHLPVFTGVVELAGITFTGEPAKNKKQAEKNAAMAAWSSLKQLAKETASSSFEPEHNDELEQITIARALINYRLKEKMTMANPTAPILFPKKFPFQNRRPTSPQPPPAHTSKILPLICQKQAPRSRFQSNATHDNRVTSSQASSIDSRVMRPQRFPAAGAAPYVPIRQLRTPCHGIAPPVTIRTAVPVFSAPPLPPPHAMPCQTMRIPPLRVAPPVTVRQAAPVFSSSPVKKDDPPTTRKEESPIILKEDSPIVQKEDPPIIPKDSPAVIPPAVQNKSICQVEETVRAAAANDLEESKTIEILEQLKI comes from the exons ATGTACAAGAACCAGCTGCAAGAGCTGGCCCAAAGGAGCTGCTTCAACTTGCCTTCCTACACGTGCATTCGGGAAGGTCCGGACCACGCGCCCAGGTTCAAGGCCAACGTCAACTTTAACGGCGAGATCTTCGAGAGCCCTCACCACTGCACCACTCTCCGCCAGGCCGAACACTCCGCCGCCGAGGTCGCCCTCAACTACCTCTCCAATCGCGGGCCCTCTCACTCTCTTGCCGCTAGGATTCTG GATGAGACGGGAGTTTACAAGAACCTCTTGCAGGAAATTGCTCAACGAGTAGGAGCTCCGTTGCCGCAGTACAAAACCTTCAGGTCTGGCCTTGGCCACCTACCTGTTTTCACCGGGGTAGTTGAATTGGCTGGAATCACATTTACAGGGGAAcctgccaagaacaaaaaacaagcagagaagaatgcagcgaTGGCAGCTTGGTCATCTTTGAAACAAT TGGCAAAGGAAACTGCAAGCTCTTCATTTGAGCCTGAGCACAATGATGAGCTGGAACAGATCACTATAGCACGAGCGTTAATCAATTATCGGTTAAAGGAAAAAATGACAATGGCAAATCCAACTGCTCCAATTCTATTTCCGAAGAAGTTTCCATTTCAAAACCGCAGACCTACAAGTCCACAACCTCCACCTGCTCACACCTCAAAAATACTGCCCTTAATTTGCCAAAAGCAAGCTCCGCGGAGCAGATTCCAGTCAAATGCAACACATGATAATCGTGTTACATCATCACAGGCTTCTTCAATAGACAGTCGTGTGATGCGTCCCCAAAGATTCCCTGCTGCAGGAGCAGCTCCTTATGTCCCCATCCGACAATTGAGGACTCCTTGCCATGGGATTGCACCGCCAGTGACAATAAGGACAGCGGTGCCTGTGTTCTCAGCACCACCACTTCCACCACCTCATGCAATGCCCTGCCAAACAATGCGTATTCCACCCTTACGAGTGGCACCTCCTGTCACTGTGAGGCAGGCTGCACCCGTATTTTCTTCTTCACCGGTTAAGAAAGATGATCCGCCGACCACTCGGAAAGAAGAATCGCCAATCATTTTGAAAGAAGATTCTCCAATCGTTCAGAAAGAAGACCCTCCGATCATTCCAAAAGATTCTCCTGCTGTTATTCCTCCCGCTGTGCAGAATAAATCAATATGTCAAGTAGAGGAAACTGTAAGAGCAGCAGCTGCCAACGATTTGGAGGAATCAAAGACAATTGAAATCTTGGAACAACTAAAAATTTGA